In Rhodoferax koreense, a genomic segment contains:
- a CDS encoding Bug family tripartite tricarboxylate transporter substrate binding protein, translating to MTRCHPPRRSLLATGLTISLTFGLAFAAGGASAQAWPSRPLRLIVGYPAGSSPDMQARLLAEPLGRALGQPVVVENKPGASGNIGADALAKADDGHTIGVIGNGPLTSSKFLYAKLPYDPLKDFAPIATIGSAPLVWVAVKPAKPQTPAEFVKAAQAEGGKLAYGSIGAGSGSQLAMELIKESLKIDPLHVPFAGGPAILNAMLGGQVQMTLLPNSTVAPMVQSGKLQAIAVTSSARSPLAPELPSMTELGAKGVNIEVWNAVMAPAKMPAANQARLNTELAKILHTPAIEQKLFAQGWKVEDTSPAALARRIQSDTALYGDLIEKKGIKLE from the coding sequence ATGACGCGATGCCATCCCCCACGCCGCAGCTTGCTGGCAACCGGCCTGACGATCAGCCTGACATTCGGCCTGGCCTTCGCCGCCGGCGGCGCTTCGGCCCAGGCCTGGCCGAGCAGGCCGCTGCGCCTCATCGTCGGCTACCCCGCCGGCTCCTCGCCCGACATGCAGGCCCGCCTGCTGGCCGAGCCGCTGGGCCGCGCGCTCGGCCAGCCGGTGGTGGTGGAGAACAAACCCGGCGCCAGCGGCAACATCGGCGCCGATGCGCTGGCCAAGGCCGACGACGGCCACACCATCGGCGTGATCGGCAACGGCCCGCTGACCAGTTCCAAATTCCTCTACGCCAAACTGCCCTACGACCCGCTGAAGGACTTCGCGCCCATCGCCACCATCGGCAGCGCGCCGCTGGTGTGGGTGGCCGTCAAGCCGGCCAAGCCGCAGACGCCGGCGGAGTTCGTGAAGGCCGCACAGGCCGAAGGCGGCAAGCTGGCCTATGGCTCGATCGGCGCCGGCTCGGGCAGCCAGCTCGCCATGGAACTCATCAAGGAAAGCCTGAAGATCGACCCGCTGCACGTGCCTTTCGCCGGCGGCCCGGCCATCCTCAACGCCATGCTCGGCGGCCAGGTGCAGATGACGCTGCTGCCCAATTCCACGGTGGCGCCGATGGTGCAGTCCGGCAAGCTGCAGGCGATCGCCGTCACCTCGTCCGCGCGCAGCCCGCTCGCCCCCGAACTGCCTTCGATGACCGAACTCGGCGCCAAGGGCGTCAACATCGAGGTGTGGAACGCGGTGATGGCGCCGGCGAAGATGCCGGCCGCCAACCAGGCGCGGCTGAACACCGAACTTGCCAAGATCCTGCACACGCCGGCGATCGAACAAAAGCTGTTCGCGCAGGGCTGGAAGGTGGAAGACACCAGCCCGGCGGCGCTGGCGCGGCGCATCCAGAGCGACACGGCGCTGTACGGCGATCTGATCGAGAAGAAGGGCATCAAGCTCGAATAG
- a CDS encoding LysR family transcriptional regulator — MRHSPEALVAFVEAATLGSFSAAARRLGKRQSTVSSAIANLEIDLGLVLFDRSSRKPTLTDAGRVALAQVQEILAASDRLDRAASRLAGGLEAKLSVVWSDTYQSDLFEETLAAFEQRFPDLEFEALIAEHGDLVSLVQRGRAQIGVVAAQPSYPPDIGAETIAEQSEITLFVAKTHPLAALTDIGPETLAAHRELRLALYEEAPGPGAPAAARRVWSAPSYLMLLEMAVLGFGWAAVPRWMVNHFALDKLHELDARGWPRRVPVDAVWSRQRPLGQAGTWLLQAMLTPAQVLGSSIKNAASADRICASS; from the coding sequence ATGCGCCATTCCCCCGAAGCCCTGGTCGCTTTCGTCGAGGCCGCCACGCTGGGCTCGTTTTCCGCCGCCGCCCGCCGGCTCGGCAAGAGGCAGTCGACGGTGAGCAGCGCCATCGCCAACCTGGAGATCGACCTCGGCCTGGTGCTGTTCGACCGCAGCAGCCGCAAGCCCACCCTCACCGATGCGGGGCGTGTCGCGCTCGCCCAGGTGCAGGAGATCCTGGCCGCGAGCGACCGGCTCGACCGCGCCGCCAGCCGCCTGGCCGGCGGGCTGGAGGCCAAGCTCAGCGTGGTCTGGTCCGACACCTACCAGTCCGATCTTTTCGAGGAAACCCTGGCGGCTTTCGAGCAGCGTTTCCCCGACCTCGAATTCGAGGCCCTGATCGCCGAACACGGCGACCTGGTGTCGCTGGTGCAGCGCGGCCGCGCGCAGATCGGCGTCGTCGCGGCCCAGCCTTCATATCCGCCCGACATCGGCGCGGAGACCATTGCCGAGCAGTCGGAGATCACGCTGTTCGTGGCCAAGACCCATCCGCTGGCGGCACTCACCGACATCGGCCCGGAGACGCTGGCCGCCCACCGCGAACTGCGGCTCGCGCTGTACGAAGAGGCGCCCGGCCCGGGCGCACCCGCCGCAGCCCGGCGTGTCTGGTCCGCGCCGAGTTACCTGATGCTGCTGGAGATGGCCGTGCTCGGCTTCGGCTGGGCCGCCGTGCCGCGCTGGATGGTGAACCACTTTGCGCTGGACAAGCTGCACGAACTCGATGCCCGCGGCTGGCCGCGCCGCGTGCCGGTGGACGCCGTCTGGTCGCGCCAGCGCCCGCTGGGCCAGGCCGGCACCTGGCTGCTGCAGGCCATGCTGACGCCGGCTCAGGTCCTTGGGTCTTCAATAAAAAATGCCGCCAGCGCAGACAGAATCTGCGCGAGCAGCTAG
- the ompR gene encoding two-component system response regulator OmpR: MNQTATRPDKILVVDDDSRIRDLLRRYLMQEGFEVMLAEDGKALSRIMLRDTADLIVLDLMMPGEDGLSICRRLRAANDRTPIIMLTAKGEDIDRIVGLEVGADDYLGKPFNPRELLARIHAVLRRRPVKEAPGAPSIDNEIITFGPFAFDLGSRTLNRNGEELPLTTGEFAMLKALVRHPRQPLSREKLALLARGREFEPFDRSLDVQVSRLRKLVEVDAAAPRYIQTVWGVGYVFVPDGAN; encoded by the coding sequence ATGAACCAGACCGCAACCCGTCCCGACAAGATCCTGGTGGTGGACGACGACTCCCGCATCCGTGATCTGCTGCGCCGCTACCTGATGCAGGAGGGCTTCGAAGTCATGCTCGCGGAAGACGGCAAGGCCCTGTCGCGCATCATGCTGCGCGACACCGCCGACCTGATCGTGCTCGACCTGATGATGCCCGGTGAAGACGGCCTGTCGATCTGCCGCCGCCTGCGCGCCGCCAACGACCGCACCCCCATCATCATGCTCACCGCCAAGGGGGAGGACATCGACCGCATCGTCGGCCTGGAAGTCGGCGCCGACGACTACCTCGGCAAGCCCTTCAACCCGCGCGAACTGCTGGCCCGCATCCACGCCGTGCTGCGCCGCCGGCCGGTGAAGGAAGCGCCAGGCGCCCCGTCCATCGACAACGAGATCATCACCTTCGGCCCCTTCGCCTTCGACCTCGGCTCGCGCACGCTGAACCGCAACGGCGAGGAACTGCCGCTGACCACCGGCGAATTCGCCATGCTCAAGGCGCTGGTGCGCCACCCGCGCCAGCCGTTGTCGCGCGAGAAACTCGCCCTGCTCGCGCGTGGCCGCGAGTTCGAACCCTTCGACCGCAGCCTGGACGTGCAGGTCTCGCGCCTGCGCAAGCTGGTCGAGGTGGATGCCGCCGCGCCGCGTTATATCCAGACCGTCTGGGGTGTGGGCTACGTGTTCGTGCCCGATGGCGCGAACTGA
- a CDS encoding multidrug/biocide efflux PACE transporter has product MTSAKNTDALHKSVKERFLQALLFEMIAVVLCAAAGAWLLGYSLVHMGALTVMISTIAMLWNMAFNALFDRAQLKFGFERGVVARVVQAGLFEIGLIIAIVPLAAWWLGISLWDAFVLDIGIALFFLPYTFAYNWVYDTLRARLMARRSASCAAA; this is encoded by the coding sequence ATGACCTCCGCAAAAAACACCGACGCCCTGCACAAATCCGTGAAGGAGCGCTTCCTCCAGGCCTTGCTGTTCGAAATGATCGCCGTGGTGCTCTGCGCCGCCGCGGGCGCCTGGCTGCTGGGTTATTCCCTGGTGCACATGGGCGCGCTCACGGTGATGATCTCCACCATCGCCATGTTGTGGAACATGGCATTCAACGCCTTGTTCGACCGCGCGCAGTTGAAGTTCGGCTTCGAGCGCGGCGTGGTGGCGCGGGTGGTGCAAGCCGGGCTGTTCGAGATCGGCCTGATCATCGCCATCGTACCGCTGGCCGCCTGGTGGCTGGGCATCAGCCTGTGGGATGCCTTCGTGCTGGACATCGGCATCGCGCTGTTCTTCCTGCCCTACACCTTCGCCTACAACTGGGTCTACGACACGCTGCGCGCGCGCCTGATGGCGCGGCGCTCCGCATCCTGCGCCGCGGCCTGA
- a CDS encoding SIMPL domain-containing protein (The SIMPL domain is named for its presence in mouse protein SIMPL (signalling molecule that associates with mouse pelle-like kinase). Bacterial member BP26, from Brucella, was shown to assemble into a channel-like structure, while YggE from E. coli has been associated with resistance to oxidative stress.) — protein sequence MKFPSQTALKLIAAGAVLAATTASFSQTLPVPQNVVQLSASGSVEVQQDLLTIALNTTRDGNDAAGVQGQLKQALDAALTEAKKTAQPGQMDVRTGNFSLYPRYGKDGKINGWQGTTSLILEGKDFARITTAAGKIQTLTLGQVGFDLSREQRAQVETEAQAMAIASFKTRADEIAKGFGFTGYTLREVSVNANDQGGMPRPRMMAMEAKMASDAAVPAEAGKATVQVTVSGAVQLK from the coding sequence TTGAAATTTCCTTCCCAAACCGCTCTTAAATTAATAGCTGCAGGCGCAGTACTCGCGGCAACCACGGCTTCTTTCTCCCAAACCTTACCGGTGCCGCAGAACGTGGTGCAGCTCAGCGCCAGCGGCAGCGTCGAGGTGCAGCAGGACCTGTTGACCATCGCGCTGAACACCACGCGTGACGGCAACGACGCGGCGGGTGTGCAGGGCCAGCTCAAGCAGGCGCTCGATGCGGCGTTGACGGAAGCCAAGAAGACGGCCCAGCCCGGCCAGATGGACGTGCGCACCGGCAACTTTAGCCTCTACCCGCGCTACGGCAAGGACGGCAAGATCAACGGCTGGCAAGGCACGACCAGCCTGATTCTGGAGGGCAAGGACTTCGCCCGCATCACCACCGCGGCCGGCAAGATCCAGACCTTGACGCTCGGCCAGGTCGGCTTCGACTTGAGCCGCGAGCAGCGTGCCCAGGTGGAGACCGAGGCCCAGGCCATGGCCATCGCCAGCTTCAAGACCCGTGCCGACGAGATCGCCAAGGGCTTCGGCTTCACCGGCTACACGCTGCGCGAAGTGTCCGTCAACGCCAACGACCAGGGCGGCATGCCGCGGCCCCGCATGATGGCCATGGAAGCCAAGATGGCCAGCGACGCCGCCGTGCCCGCCGAGGCCGGCAAGGCCACGGTGCAGGTCACCGTCTCGGGTGCGGTGCAGCTCAAATAG
- a CDS encoding DUF4286 family protein — MRLTTRRPAAFLALWNGIASPALQPEYEAWHTFEHVPERVGLPGFIEARRYRAWSVDDAGAPLYFTCYWLDDLAALDSPAYREVFATPTPWSARMRTQLRAFFRQPCRLAGSHGTSTASQLCTLRLHGDPQAIASLLSAELQRLVDAAQVVSAQWGMAAPPGFEIPIANSGPASATPPGAEPGTEAVVMLQGFDRAPLAASAAALVQALAAVTTLPEPPGFFELLSQVRQDELAHPLTTRQPALMPLFHSFHSGDKP; from the coding sequence ATGCGCCTGACGACACGCCGGCCAGCGGCCTTCCTGGCGCTGTGGAACGGCATCGCCTCGCCCGCGCTGCAGCCCGAATACGAGGCCTGGCACACCTTCGAACACGTGCCCGAACGGGTCGGCCTGCCCGGCTTCATCGAGGCGCGCCGCTACCGCGCCTGGTCCGTCGACGACGCCGGCGCGCCGCTGTATTTCACCTGCTACTGGCTCGACGACCTGGCCGCGCTCGACTCGCCCGCCTACCGCGAGGTGTTCGCCACGCCCACGCCATGGTCGGCCCGCATGCGCACCCAGCTGCGCGCCTTCTTTCGCCAACCCTGCCGCCTGGCCGGCAGCCACGGCACTTCCACGGCGAGCCAGCTGTGCACGCTGCGCCTGCACGGCGATCCGCAGGCCATCGCGTCGCTGTTGTCGGCCGAGCTCCAGCGGCTGGTCGACGCGGCCCAGGTGGTCAGCGCGCAATGGGGCATGGCGGCACCGCCCGGGTTCGAGATTCCGATCGCCAACAGCGGCCCCGCATCGGCCACCCCACCCGGCGCCGAGCCAGGCACCGAGGCCGTGGTGATGCTGCAGGGCTTCGACCGCGCACCGCTGGCCGCCAGCGCCGCCGCGCTGGTCCAGGCGCTGGCGGCCGTGACCACGCTGCCGGAGCCGCCCGGCTTCTTCGAGTTGCTGAGCCAGGTTCGCCAGGACGAACTGGCCCATCCCCTGACCACGCGGCAGCCAGCGCTGATGCCGCTTTTCCATTCGTTCCATTCCGGAGACAAACCATGA